A window from Kovacikia minuta CCNUW1 encodes these proteins:
- a CDS encoding DUF2079 domain-containing protein — MKQPIFNQFARHQLPFQKVAPISWMVGGSALVLMVASSVRHLLFQSNGWDLGIFDQAVYLISQGNPPMSSLLGFHILGDHAVWMFYPLAILYRLYPSVYWLFGVQAIALSGGAIPTRQLALQAGLTAAQATAMAGVYLLYPLVFNLNLFDFHPEVIALPALLWAVLAARSQRMGWFCFAVLVVLGCKEALALTVAAMGIWLLIFEKQRIYGAIALGSGILWFMIATQIVIPHFGGSIERHLAMYGALGSTFPEVARQLLHRPWLLLTQIFTIANLIYLCLLFAPVLWGISLPYLAPLVAAIPQLAINLLTTTPAQKDLIHQYSLPILPFLLLSVMAAWAAKKTWIQNQRAILLWALVAFLALAKYGYFGSIYLNSLDTWQATRAAIAQIHTQGSVLTTHNIVPHLTHRSQIQFTLANQSDLDRLRFEYVLLNIRHPGWMSTPEFATDRVTQLQQNPGFQLLYQQDQVYLFKQKNT, encoded by the coding sequence ATGAAACAACCTATTTTCAACCAATTTGCCAGGCACCAACTCCCATTTCAAAAGGTTGCCCCGATCTCGTGGATGGTGGGTGGCAGTGCATTGGTGCTAATGGTTGCCAGCAGTGTGCGGCATCTTTTGTTTCAGTCCAATGGTTGGGACCTGGGGATTTTTGATCAGGCAGTTTATCTGATTAGCCAGGGCAATCCTCCCATGTCTTCCCTTTTGGGATTTCATATTCTAGGAGATCATGCGGTCTGGATGTTCTACCCTCTGGCAATCCTGTACAGGCTTTATCCATCGGTTTACTGGTTGTTTGGGGTACAGGCGATCGCGCTTTCAGGGGGTGCCATCCCTACCCGCCAACTGGCACTTCAGGCAGGGCTGACGGCTGCTCAGGCAACGGCAATGGCAGGAGTTTACTTGCTATACCCGTTGGTGTTTAACCTGAACCTGTTTGACTTTCACCCAGAGGTGATTGCTTTGCCTGCGTTACTATGGGCAGTCCTGGCGGCCCGATCGCAGCGAATGGGTTGGTTCTGCTTTGCCGTTCTAGTGGTTTTGGGTTGTAAGGAAGCTCTAGCGCTGACTGTGGCAGCAATGGGAATCTGGTTGCTTATTTTTGAAAAACAGCGGATTTATGGAGCGATCGCCTTGGGCAGTGGCATCCTCTGGTTCATGATTGCAACCCAAATTGTGATTCCCCATTTTGGTGGCTCGATTGAACGGCACTTAGCCATGTATGGGGCTTTAGGAAGTACCTTCCCAGAGGTTGCCAGACAACTTCTGCATCGCCCCTGGCTGCTCCTGACTCAGATTTTTACCATCGCCAATCTGATTTATCTATGCCTGCTATTTGCCCCTGTTCTCTGGGGAATTTCGCTTCCCTACCTGGCTCCCCTGGTGGCTGCCATTCCCCAACTGGCAATTAACTTGCTGACCACCACTCCAGCGCAAAAGGATCTGATCCATCAGTATTCCCTGCCCATTTTGCCGTTTCTGCTGTTGTCGGTGATGGCTGCGTGGGCAGCAAAAAAGACCTGGATTCAGAATCAACGGGCGATACTGCTATGGGCACTGGTTGCTTTTCTGGCTCTGGCAAAATATGGATACTTTGGGTCGATTTACTTGAATTCATTGGATACCTGGCAGGCGACACGGGCGGCGATCGCCCAAATCCACACCCAGGGCAGCGTTCTGACCACCCACAACATCGTTCCCCATCTGACCCACCGTTCCCAAATCCAATTCACGCTTGCGAATCAGTCAGACCTCGATCGGCTCCGATTTGAATACGTGCTGCTTAACATCCGTCATCCCGGTTGGATGAGTACGCCAGAATTTGCCACGGATCGGGTGACTCAACTTCAGCAAAACCCAGGTTTTCAACTTCTTTATCAGCAGGATCAGGTTTATCTGTTTAAGCAGAAAAATACATAG
- the petH gene encoding ferredoxin--NADP reductase → MYSSSTASGAANTDAGRRIYLYEVVGLRQGNETDKASYPIRQSGSTFITVPYNRMNEVMQRIARMGGRILSIKPLNTDPEMNGNVTPEQKGVEVTVETGQGNKPQQTSKPMTQAKEKADIPVNIYRPNSPFVGRVVSNEELVRAGGIGTCHHVKFDISGGDLRYLEGQSIGIIPPGVDKNGKPEKLRLYSIGSTRHGDDLDDKTVSLCVRQLEYKHPETGETVYGVCSTYICNLKPGDEVKITGPTGKEMLLPDDEDANVIMLATGTGIAPFRAYLWRMFKDGERALNPNYQFKGFAWLIFGVATTPNVLYKEELEAMQQKYPSNFRVTYAISREQKNPEGGRMYIQHRVAEHAAELWQMLQNEKTHTYICGLKGMEDGIDEALSAEAAKHGVEWKEYQRSMKKAGRWHVETY, encoded by the coding sequence ATGTATAGTTCTAGCACAGCGAGTGGTGCCGCCAATACTGATGCAGGTCGCCGCATATACCTCTACGAAGTCGTCGGTTTACGGCAAGGTAATGAAACTGACAAAGCGAGCTATCCCATTCGTCAAAGCGGTAGCACATTCATTACAGTGCCCTATAACCGTATGAATGAGGTGATGCAACGAATTGCACGAATGGGCGGTAGGATTCTCAGTATTAAACCCTTGAATACTGATCCTGAAATGAATGGGAACGTTACCCCAGAACAGAAAGGAGTCGAGGTTACAGTAGAGACTGGACAGGGTAACAAACCACAACAAACGAGCAAGCCTATGACTCAAGCAAAGGAAAAGGCAGATATTCCCGTAAATATCTACCGTCCTAATAGTCCCTTCGTTGGTCGGGTCGTTTCGAACGAGGAATTGGTCAGAGCAGGTGGCATTGGCACCTGTCACCACGTTAAGTTTGATATTTCCGGAGGGGATTTGCGGTACCTGGAAGGTCAGAGTATTGGCATTATTCCTCCTGGAGTAGATAAAAATGGAAAACCTGAAAAGCTGCGCCTTTATTCCATTGGTTCTACCCGACACGGGGATGATTTGGACGACAAAACCGTCTCTCTGTGCGTTCGCCAGTTGGAGTATAAGCATCCTGAAACGGGTGAAACAGTTTATGGGGTTTGCTCTACTTATATTTGCAATCTAAAACCCGGTGATGAAGTCAAAATTACGGGTCCAACGGGTAAGGAAATGCTGTTGCCCGATGATGAAGATGCGAATGTCATTATGTTGGCAACCGGAACTGGAATTGCTCCCTTCCGTGCTTACCTGTGGCGGATGTTTAAGGATGGAGAGCGGGCGCTGAATCCGAACTATCAGTTCAAAGGGTTTGCCTGGTTAATCTTTGGGGTCGCAACTACTCCTAACGTTCTGTATAAAGAAGAGTTGGAGGCAATGCAGCAGAAGTATCCCAGCAATTTCCGGGTTACCTATGCCATTAGTCGGGAACAAAAAAATCCTGAAGGTGGCAGGATGTACATTCAGCACCGGGTGGCTGAACATGCTGCGGAACTTTGGCAAATGCTTCAGAACGAGAAGACCCATACCTACATTTGCGGTTTGAAAGGAATGGAGGATGGGATTGATGAGGCTCTTTCGGCTGAAGCTGCCAAGCATGGTGTTGAGTGGAAGGAGTATCAGCGATCGATGAAGAAAGCAGGGCGCTGGCACGTTGAAACGTATTAG
- a CDS encoding phosphoribulokinase — MTSKPDRVVLIGVAGDSGCGKSTFLRRISDLFGEELVTVICLDDYHSLDRKQRKEHGVTALNPKANNFDLMYEQIKALKNGETINKPIYNHETGMIDPPEQIEPNHIVVIEGLHPPYDERVRGLLDFSVYLDISDEVKIAWKIQRDMAERGHTYEDVLAAINSRRPDFQAYIDPQKEFADVVLQVLPTQLIKDDKERKVLRVQMIQRDEVEGFEPAYLFDEGSTIDWIPCGRKLTCSYPGIKMHYGPDAYYGHSVSVLEVDGQFDRLEEVIYIEQHLSKTSARYSGELTELLLQHREYPGSTNGTRLVPGANRSKDAGNL, encoded by the coding sequence ATGACCAGTAAGCCAGACCGCGTGGTTCTGATTGGCGTCGCCGGAGACTCCGGGTGCGGCAAGTCCACCTTTTTACGCCGGATTTCAGATTTATTTGGAGAAGAACTCGTTACCGTTATTTGCCTGGATGACTACCATAGTCTCGATCGCAAACAACGCAAAGAGCACGGCGTCACGGCACTCAACCCCAAGGCAAATAATTTTGATTTGATGTATGAGCAAATCAAAGCCTTAAAAAATGGTGAGACGATTAACAAGCCAATTTATAACCACGAGACTGGCATGATCGATCCGCCAGAACAGATTGAACCCAACCACATCGTCGTCATTGAAGGGTTACACCCCCCTTATGATGAACGGGTTCGAGGTCTGCTAGATTTCAGCGTCTACCTCGATATCAGCGATGAGGTCAAAATTGCCTGGAAGATCCAACGCGACATGGCAGAGCGTGGGCATACCTACGAAGATGTGCTGGCAGCAATCAACTCTCGCCGTCCCGATTTCCAGGCGTATATTGATCCTCAGAAAGAGTTTGCTGATGTTGTCCTCCAGGTGCTTCCAACCCAGCTAATTAAAGACGACAAGGAACGGAAGGTTCTGCGGGTTCAGATGATTCAGCGGGATGAGGTGGAAGGTTTTGAACCTGCCTACCTATTTGATGAAGGCTCAACCATCGATTGGATTCCCTGCGGGCGCAAGCTGACCTGCTCTTACCCTGGAATCAAAATGCACTATGGGCCTGATGCTTACTACGGTCACAGCGTCTCAGTCCTGGAAGTAGATGGGCAATTTGACCGCTTAGAAGAGGTCATTTACATTGAGCAACACCTCAGCAAAACTTCTGCTAGATATAGCGGCGAGTTAACCGAACTATTGCTCCAACACCGTGAGTATCCCGGTTCTACCAATGGAACCAGGCTTGTTCCAGGTGCTAACCGGTCTAAAGATGCGGGCAACCTATGA
- a CDS encoding circadian clock protein KaiA: MHSHLSICIFLESEPLAQALKQGLRDDRYAVTVLDSDEAFFIYIEQEKSQLDCLVLQDSPKLPPIANWLHGQAVLLPAVIISTETTIPEDHSKPPQKFPVAHALSSVFTYHTAEVWIAASEMEQLSVYIERSIKQFLNLSPTCQVHASTFIHDLADDSTQNFLTSQQQRLTDKLKERLGYLGVYYKRNPQNFFRHLPPLEKQELLDQLRADYRTIVLRYFAADSSLNQLIDDFVNTVFFADIPVSQVVEIHMDLMDEFSKQLKLEGRSEDILLDYRLTLIDTIAHLCEMYRRSIPRES; encoded by the coding sequence TTGCATTCACACCTATCAATTTGTATCTTCCTGGAATCGGAACCGTTAGCTCAAGCTCTCAAGCAGGGACTGCGGGACGATCGCTATGCTGTGACAGTGCTTGATTCTGATGAAGCATTTTTTATCTATATCGAGCAAGAAAAGAGTCAGCTTGACTGCCTGGTGTTGCAAGATAGCCCAAAGCTTCCCCCGATCGCCAACTGGCTCCACGGTCAAGCTGTTCTACTCCCCGCTGTAATTATTAGCACCGAGACTACCATCCCAGAAGACCATAGCAAACCCCCTCAAAAATTTCCTGTTGCCCATGCACTCAGTTCCGTATTTACCTATCACACTGCTGAGGTTTGGATTGCCGCCTCTGAAATGGAGCAACTCAGCGTTTATATTGAACGGTCGATCAAGCAATTTTTGAATCTCTCACCCACGTGCCAAGTTCATGCCTCTACATTCATTCACGATTTAGCGGATGATTCTACACAGAACTTTTTAACGAGCCAGCAACAACGATTAACCGACAAGCTGAAAGAGCGCTTAGGATATTTGGGCGTGTATTACAAGCGAAACCCCCAAAATTTCTTCCGACACCTTCCGCCATTGGAGAAGCAAGAACTTCTGGATCAATTAAGAGCGGATTACCGGACAATTGTTTTGCGTTATTTCGCTGCTGATAGCAGCTTAAATCAACTCATTGATGATTTTGTCAACACAGTTTTTTTCGCTGACATTCCCGTTTCCCAGGTCGTAGAAATTCACATGGATCTCATGGATGAGTTTTCCAAACAGCTAAAATTGGAGGGTCGCAGCGAGGATATCCTACTGGATTACCGCCTTACCCTAATTGATACGATCGCCCATCTGTGTGAAATGTACCGTCGCTCCATTCCCAGGGAAAGTTAG
- a CDS encoding ATP-binding protein, protein MAFHNTCLREFVELVPDCPETASLIEVLEVLCQGNREINDSSVCSPEAFYQHLILVNARHQPFGLVSLHRLMPYLTAAGLIGSLSVTGCSSVDGAISPEMPLCSIAPNLIESVTVLSGDLPISQFIPFLEAEIPSHCVLIDDEKILGLLDTSRLLQALAMNLFGSEELPLPPTSQPIEPSEPNRQKALKRQQRQNVRLVQQLLAQKAEMEMQLGSQQQTINRLIATQEAVQAIGMVVSSDAAAAKTPPTAIADEYFHPLLLNPLLGLLERLPLPLMLQTSSGRVLGQNSIWCEQVGELLDPDWIRQEAAVFLETATEAEINSSLSPSLCHLGSKPGSCICVCPLKNGQEQVLQFLKIPLGKLSIKTGTEDGASAATNLDTRLHWQSLSTLEESPNFRLATLIPREEASGSQFTTGEITQGERVGETHSGLTVTATPPAVETLWLVLAQDLTEQQQLARELTAKNADLIQLNRLKDEFLACISHELRTPLTAVLGLSSLLKDQTIGEMNQRQMHYAQLIYQSGRHLMAVVNDILDLARMETGQLELVAEPVDIPTVCDRAWNQAKQLRLLDDQQGETDEGSGIPQYKLEIEPGLDLLVADEQRLRQMLVHLLSNALKFTEIDRQIGLKVNRWGGWIAFTIWDQGIGIPSDKQHLIFQKFQQLENPLTRRFEGTGLGLVLTQRFARLHGGDVTFLSKEGEGSQFTILLPPEPPEKPLVTNRDERSPSTEYLGVQVPINPSSPASCPSPQVRLSLANHDQRLVLVVEVVPQFIETLSERLTGFGYRVVIARSGTEALEKARRLQPGIIFLNPVLPLLSGWDVLTLLKANLETRQIPVIVTTTKVDEAHTHRSHADGWLSLPVQPKALQQILHQHLQELKEPESRSSSAAALTVLRLNPENWTSRDPTLSTLNLNHLLHSHHYRVLESDDLDQAELLARVWKPNVVLLDGALNNPTAYFQQHSQHAFLASLPLVTLSQEATQAANQVPGLLVFPCLAVPAATSDGDMKTSALLQVIQVAAGYAWRPSVLALDVTALSNPRDTAEYLSPSQEAFGSFPKESEWLQALTQYLQTAHLRGLMGRSWQEVLQQVQSRSVDLLLIGWTEPVPRSTTLQMLTTLSQLQNIPPVLVLDHRNSGVTAPSPSQGALPAVLQQLATQVLPSSLSMAELLEQIQHFLVKS, encoded by the coding sequence ATGGCTTTTCACAACACCTGTCTCAGAGAATTTGTTGAGCTGGTTCCCGATTGTCCTGAAACAGCAAGTCTGATTGAAGTACTTGAGGTTTTGTGTCAGGGCAACCGCGAGATCAATGATTCATCCGTTTGCTCACCAGAGGCATTTTATCAACATCTGATCCTGGTGAATGCACGGCATCAGCCCTTTGGTCTGGTTAGCCTGCACCGATTAATGCCCTATTTAACTGCGGCTGGGTTGATCGGGAGTTTGTCTGTTACAGGCTGTTCCTCCGTAGATGGGGCAATCTCACCGGAGATGCCGCTGTGTTCGATCGCCCCCAACCTGATTGAATCGGTGACGGTTTTATCTGGAGACTTGCCGATTTCACAATTCATTCCTTTTTTAGAGGCAGAAATTCCATCCCACTGCGTTCTGATTGACGATGAAAAAATCCTGGGACTGCTGGATACTTCCCGTCTCCTCCAAGCTCTGGCAATGAATCTGTTTGGTTCCGAGGAATTGCCGCTGCCGCCAACTTCTCAGCCCATAGAGCCATCGGAACCGAACCGACAGAAAGCTTTGAAGCGTCAGCAACGGCAAAATGTACGCCTGGTGCAGCAATTGCTGGCACAAAAAGCTGAGATGGAAATGCAGTTAGGGTCTCAACAGCAAACAATTAATCGTCTGATTGCTACTCAGGAGGCGGTTCAGGCGATTGGGATGGTGGTATCTTCGGATGCCGCAGCAGCCAAAACCCCACCCACTGCGATCGCAGATGAATACTTTCACCCCCTGTTGCTCAACCCCTTGTTGGGCCTGTTAGAGCGGTTACCCTTACCCCTGATGTTGCAGACCAGCAGTGGCAGAGTTTTAGGGCAAAATTCTATCTGGTGCGAACAGGTTGGTGAATTGCTCGACCCTGATTGGATTCGGCAGGAAGCGGCAGTATTTTTGGAAACTGCAACCGAAGCGGAAATAAATTCGAGCCTGAGTCCAAGCTTGTGTCATTTAGGTTCTAAGCCTGGTTCCTGTATTTGTGTCTGTCCTCTAAAAAACGGGCAGGAACAAGTCCTACAGTTCCTGAAGATTCCCCTTGGAAAGCTGTCTATCAAGACAGGCACAGAAGATGGCGCTTCAGCGGCAACCAATCTGGACACCCGTCTGCACTGGCAGAGCCTCTCAACCTTAGAGGAATCCCCTAACTTTCGACTGGCAACCCTCATTCCTAGAGAGGAAGCGTCCGGTTCTCAATTTACCACCGGTGAAATTACCCAGGGTGAGAGGGTTGGGGAAACCCACTCAGGTCTTACAGTGACCGCCACTCCCCCTGCCGTAGAGACACTGTGGCTTGTCCTTGCCCAGGATTTGACTGAGCAGCAGCAGCTTGCAAGAGAACTGACGGCAAAAAATGCTGACCTGATCCAACTGAATCGGCTCAAGGATGAATTTCTGGCTTGTATTAGCCATGAATTAAGAACTCCCCTGACTGCGGTATTGGGGCTATCTAGCCTACTGAAAGATCAGACCATTGGTGAGATGAACCAGCGTCAGATGCACTACGCCCAACTGATTTACCAGAGTGGTCGGCATTTAATGGCGGTGGTGAATGACATCCTGGATCTGGCACGGATGGAAACGGGACAACTGGAACTGGTGGCTGAGCCAGTCGATATCCCGACGGTATGCGATCGTGCCTGGAATCAAGCAAAACAACTGCGCCTGTTAGATGATCAACAGGGAGAAACGGATGAAGGATCTGGCATTCCTCAATATAAGCTGGAAATTGAGCCAGGTTTAGATTTGTTGGTCGCTGATGAGCAGCGCCTGCGTCAGATGTTGGTTCACCTGCTTTCCAATGCCCTCAAATTTACAGAAATAGATAGGCAAATTGGGCTAAAAGTTAACCGTTGGGGGGGGTGGATTGCTTTCACAATTTGGGATCAGGGCATTGGCATTCCGTCTGATAAGCAACACCTCATTTTCCAGAAGTTTCAACAGCTTGAGAACCCACTGACTCGACGGTTTGAGGGCACAGGCTTGGGCCTGGTTCTAACCCAGCGGTTTGCCCGTCTGCACGGTGGCGATGTCACTTTTCTTTCTAAAGAAGGGGAAGGCAGCCAGTTTACGATCCTGTTACCCCCTGAACCCCCTGAAAAACCCCTGGTAACCAATCGGGACGAACGCTCACCCTCGACTGAGTACCTGGGGGTTCAGGTGCCTATCAATCCTTCCAGTCCGGCGAGTTGCCCCAGTCCCCAGGTCAGGTTGTCCCTTGCTAACCATGACCAACGGCTGGTTCTGGTTGTAGAAGTTGTACCCCAATTCATTGAAACCCTTTCGGAGCGGTTGACTGGCTTCGGCTATCGGGTGGTCATTGCGCGATCGGGCACAGAAGCACTGGAAAAAGCGAGACGGTTGCAGCCCGGCATTATCTTTCTGAATCCAGTCCTGCCCCTACTCTCCGGTTGGGACGTTTTGACCCTGCTAAAAGCCAACCTGGAAACTCGGCAGATTCCCGTTATTGTCACGACAACGAAGGTGGATGAAGCGCATACCCATCGCAGCCACGCAGACGGTTGGTTGAGTTTACCTGTACAGCCAAAAGCGCTCCAGCAAATCTTACACCAACACCTACAGGAGCTGAAAGAACCAGAATCTCGAAGTAGTTCTGCCGCTGCTTTAACGGTTTTGCGGCTGAACCCAGAAAACTGGACCAGTCGAGATCCCACCCTTTCTACCCTAAACCTGAACCATCTGCTTCACTCACACCACTATCGGGTTTTAGAGTCGGATGATTTGGATCAGGCAGAGCTGCTGGCGCGGGTCTGGAAACCGAACGTTGTCTTGCTAGACGGGGCACTCAATAATCCCACAGCTTACTTCCAACAACACAGCCAACATGCATTTCTGGCCTCTTTACCCTTAGTCACCCTGAGCCAGGAAGCAACTCAGGCAGCAAATCAAGTCCCAGGACTCCTCGTTTTTCCCTGTTTGGCTGTTCCAGCAGCAACCTCCGACGGTGACATGAAGACTTCGGCGTTGTTACAGGTAATTCAAGTTGCGGCAGGATATGCCTGGCGGCCCTCTGTGTTGGCTTTAGATGTGACAGCACTTTCCAATCCTAGAGATACGGCGGAGTATCTAAGCCCTTCCCAGGAAGCGTTTGGTAGTTTCCCCAAGGAATCAGAATGGTTACAGGCGCTAACTCAATATCTCCAAACCGCCCATCTACGTGGTTTGATGGGGCGCTCCTGGCAGGAGGTGTTGCAACAGGTGCAGTCCCGCAGTGTTGACCTATTGTTGATTGGCTGGACGGAACCCGTACCCCGATCGACCACACTCCAGATGCTGACCACTTTGAGCCAACTGCAAAACATTCCCCCAGTTCTGGTGTTGGATCATCGCAATTCTGGTGTAACTGCACCATCTCCCTCCCAGGGGGCATTGCCAGCAGTTCTTCAGCAACTCGCGACTCAGGTTCTCCCCTCTTCGCTATCAATGGCAGAGTTACTGGAGCAGATTCAGCATTTTTTGGTGAAATCGTAG
- the kaiB gene encoding circadian clock protein KaiB, whose product MSPAKKTYVLKLYVAGNTPNSIRALKTLNEILEKDFQGVYALKVIDVLKNPQLAEEDKILATPTLAKILPPPVRKIIGDLSDRERVLIGLDLLYEELREEGFDLEE is encoded by the coding sequence ATGAGTCCTGCCAAGAAAACCTATGTTTTAAAGCTCTATGTTGCGGGCAACACTCCGAACTCCATTCGTGCATTGAAAACATTGAACGAAATTCTAGAAAAGGATTTCCAGGGAGTTTATGCATTAAAGGTGATTGATGTCCTGAAAAACCCACAACTCGCAGAAGAGGACAAAATTTTGGCGACTCCTACTTTGGCGAAGATTTTGCCCCCACCCGTGCGTAAAATTATTGGGGATCTCTCCGATCGCGAACGCGTTCTGATCGGATTAGACTTGCTCTATGAAGAACTTCGTGAGGAAGGATTTGATCTGGAAGAATAA
- a CDS encoding CPBP family glutamic-type intramembrane protease: MTLFLNPMIDRIRTACLTVPRRKDWLWAGGLLLLYALIYLPIGFHLGFLQVSPQSGWQTIIGVTAQAFLMPGLLEELGFRVLPIPHPKETVAASVRWFWVVLSWLLFLVYHLNPFAPLFFSEPAFLIGAGLLGGVCTISYLQSGSLWTPVAIHWLSVVTWLLFLGGLEKFQ; encoded by the coding sequence ATGACTCTATTTTTGAACCCGATGATCGATCGCATCCGCACGGCATGTTTGACCGTTCCACGTAGAAAAGATTGGCTCTGGGCTGGTGGGCTTTTGTTGCTCTATGCCCTGATTTACCTCCCGATCGGCTTTCATTTGGGATTCCTTCAGGTCAGCCCTCAGTCTGGTTGGCAAACCATCATCGGAGTGACAGCACAAGCCTTTCTAATGCCTGGACTATTAGAAGAACTGGGGTTTCGGGTATTGCCCATTCCCCATCCTAAGGAGACTGTTGCTGCATCTGTCCGATGGTTTTGGGTTGTTCTCAGTTGGCTACTCTTTCTGGTGTATCATCTCAACCCCTTTGCGCCGTTGTTTTTTAGCGAACCAGCTTTCCTAATTGGAGCAGGGCTTTTGGGCGGAGTTTGCACTATTTCCTACCTCCAAAGCGGTTCCCTCTGGACTCCCGTCGCAATCCATTGGCTCAGCGTTGTAACCTGGCTCCTGTTTTTAGGTGGATTAGAGAAATTTCAGTAA